In Electrophorus electricus isolate fEleEle1 chromosome 12, fEleEle1.pri, whole genome shotgun sequence, a single window of DNA contains:
- the cald1b gene encoding caldesmon 1b isoform X3, which produces MDEDFERRRELRRQKREEMQKEAEKVSYSKFDDDDDEEAARERRRRARQERLRNMENEEMSSTATDLNSTNSVTETGFSMLISTPATNDDDQALLERLAKREERRQRRMKEAMERQKEFDPTITDGDAAISEDRPSRRSPLRDTDEESGISSWREKEGKKEEAKVQVQVTVGVTEEAVQKKEDEEEEEKPQTSYLTEQVMEEKPKLSFLRDKEQKDPVKQQNADDTSAKVKIPEKPVGRVGLRTPEVQKQDPMVKQEAERKLVELKRLRNQAESEEFEKMKQKQQSAEVELEELKKKREERKKILEEEEKQKKQQLEEKKTKEEQERQKMREEIERRRAEAAEKKRQKEESSEESKAPFKCMSPKGASTKIGEKAEFLSRSAQKTTSKAPHTPIVCKIGNRLEQYTSAVQTKDVKSPKSPVKDLPAVEGVRNIKSMWEKGNVQSSASPGPATPATASKDTAGINIGAAGRINSWKAKTPETKTAETKIPEAKPAETKPAETKPLETKAPAGKPTGSKPLGDFFSSLVALLSSGLACSFALSVCRSSPVSGLPRNRSQRTCLKRAACGKPRDPPLPRCLQSRADQSQMEQGNEYYFPPLPNEDEVAAHATDFFFYTKMFFSYV; this is translated from the exons ATGGACGAGGATTTTGAACGCCGCAGGGAGCTCCGGAGACAAAAGCGGGAAGAGATGCAGAAAGAAGCAGAGAA GGTGAGCTACTCCAaatttgatgatgatgatgacgaagaAGCTGCTCGAGAGCGAAGGCGGAGAGCTCGTCAGGAGCGGCTGCGGAACATGGAGAATGAGGAGATGAGCAGCACTGCTACAGATCTCAACAGCACAAACAG TGTAACAGAAACGGGTTTTTCAATGCTGATCAGCACCCCGGCGACTAATGACGATGACCAAGCTCTCCTGGAGCGCCTTGCAAAGCGTGAGGAGCGTAGGCAGAGGAGAATGAAGGAGGCCATGGAGAGACAAAAGGAGTTCGATCCCACCATCACCGATGGAGACGCAGCCATCAGCGAGGACAGGCCGAGCCGCAGGAGTCCTCTCAGGGATACGGATGAGGAATCAGGGATCAGCTcttggagagagaaagaagggaagaAAGAGGAGGCAAAGGTGCAGGTGCAGGTGACAGTCGGGGTGACAGAGGAGGCTGTGCAGAagaaagaggatgaggaggaggaagaaaagcCGCAGACGTCCTATCTCACAGAACAG GTCATGGAGGAGAAACCCAAACTATCCTTTTTGCGTGATAAA GAGCAGAAAGACCCAGTGAAGCAGCAGAATGCAGATGACACCTCTGCTAAAGTCAAGATACCTGAGAAGCCAGTGGG cCGTGTTGGGCTCCGCACTCCAGAGGTGCAGAAGCAGGATCCCATGGTGAAGCAGGAGGCCGAACGGAAGCTGGTGGAGCTGAAGCGTCTGAGAAACCAGGCAGAGAGTGAAGAGTTTGAGAAGATGAAGCAGAAACAGCAGAGCGCCGAGGTCGAACTCGAGGAgctgaagaaaaagagagaggagaggaagaagatcctggaagaagaggagaagcagaagaaacAGCAATTGGAAGAGAAGAAGACCAAGGAGGAG CAAGAGAGGCAGAAGATGAGGGAGGAGATCGAGCGTAGGAGGGCCGAGGCAGCCGAGAAGAAGCGGCAGAAGGAAGAGTCCAGTGAGGAGAGCAAGGCACCGTTCAAGTGTATGTCCCCAAAGGGAGCATCCACCAAG ATAGGAGAGAAGGCTGAATTTTTGAGCAGGTCAGCCCAAAAAAC GACATCGAAGGCGCCACACACTCCAATTGTGTGTAAGATAGGCAATAGGCTAGAGCAGTACACCTCTGCAGTTCAG ACTAAGGACGTGAAGTCACCCAAGTCTCCTGTGAAGGACCTGCCCGCAGTGGAGGGTGTCCGCAACATTAAGAGCATGTGGGAGAAGGGCAACGTGCAGAGTTCTGCATCTCCAGGTCCTGCCACCCCTGCTACTGCTTCCAAG GATACTGCTGGAATAAACATCGGTGCGGCAGGTCGAATTAACAGCTGGAAAGCCAAGACTccagagacaaagacagcagAGACAAAGATTCCAGAGGCGAAGCCCGCTGAGACAAAGCCCGCTGAGACGAAGCCTCTGGAGACAAAGGCCCCGGCAGGGAAGCCTACAGGAAGCAAACCT CTGGGTGACTTCTTCTCCTCCTTGGTAGCTCTCCTCAGCTCTGGCCTGGCCtgctcttttgctctctctgtctgccgcTCCTCTCCCGTCTCTGGCCTGCCAAG GAATCGAAGCCAGCGGACATGTCTAAAACGCGCGGCATGTGGGAAACCAAGGGATCCACCCCTGCCAAG GTGTTTGCAGTCAAGGGCAGATCAGTCACAAATG GAACAAGGAAATGAATACTACTTCCCGCCCCTTCCGAACGAAGATGAGGTTGCTGCACACgccacagatttttttttttatactaaaatgttCTTCAGTTATGTATAA
- the cald1b gene encoding caldesmon 1b isoform X1 → MDEDFERRRELRRQKREEMQKEAEKVSYSKFDDDDDEEAARERRRRARQERLRNMENEEMSSTATDLNSTNSTPATNDDDQALLERLAKREERRQRRMKEAMERQKEFDPTITDGDAAISEDRPSRRSPLRDTDEESGISSWREKEGKKEEAKVQVQVTVGVTEEAVQKKEDEEEEEKPQTSYLTEQESIEEKNKEIVSRSEEEVEDQAISTNKVTEEKSEAGLESAGLEKEELKDKGLLPKEERQAESVKEEQTVEAAFEEESVKSNGEKPVQEELEEPSKKPTESLAAPKIPVQSEPLVGKKEVEQVKKEEEKPPMPEVKAEEKPERSKEVEVKAELPKTKAEKKPPVKPEVQQKAAAPKKIEDKPIISKKEAEAKTVSKKEVEEKPKWKKEAEEKPKVMEEKPKLSFLRDKEQKDPVKQQNADDTSAKVKIPEKPVGRVGLRTPEVQKQDPMVKQEAERKLVELKRLRNQAESEEFEKMKQKQQSAEVELEELKKKREERKKILEEEEKQKKQQLEEKKTKEEQERQKMREEIERRRAEAAEKKRQKEESSEESKAPFKCMSPKGASTKIGEKAEFLSRSAQKTTSKAPHTPIVCKIGNRLEQYTSAVQTKDVKSPKSPVKDLPAVEGVRNIKSMWEKGNVQSSASPGPATPATASKDTAGINIGAAGRINSWKAKTPETKTAETKIPEAKPAETKPAETKPLETKAPAGKPTGSKPLGDFFSSLVALLSSGLACSFALSVCRSSPVSGLPRNRSQRTCLKRAACGKPRDPPLPRCLQSRADQSQMEQGNEYYFPPLPNEDEVAAHATDFFFYTKMFFSYV, encoded by the exons ATGGACGAGGATTTTGAACGCCGCAGGGAGCTCCGGAGACAAAAGCGGGAAGAGATGCAGAAAGAAGCAGAGAA GGTGAGCTACTCCAaatttgatgatgatgatgacgaagaAGCTGCTCGAGAGCGAAGGCGGAGAGCTCGTCAGGAGCGGCTGCGGAACATGGAGAATGAGGAGATGAGCAGCACTGCTACAGATCTCAACAGCACAAACAG CACCCCGGCGACTAATGACGATGACCAAGCTCTCCTGGAGCGCCTTGCAAAGCGTGAGGAGCGTAGGCAGAGGAGAATGAAGGAGGCCATGGAGAGACAAAAGGAGTTCGATCCCACCATCACCGATGGAGACGCAGCCATCAGCGAGGACAGGCCGAGCCGCAGGAGTCCTCTCAGGGATACGGATGAGGAATCAGGGATCAGCTcttggagagagaaagaagggaagaAAGAGGAGGCAAAGGTGCAGGTGCAGGTGACAGTCGGGGTGACAGAGGAGGCTGTGCAGAagaaagaggatgaggaggaggaagaaaagcCGCAGACGTCCTATCTCACAGAACAG GAATCcattgaagaaaaaaataaagaaatagtatCAAGAAGTGAG GAAGAGGTTGAAGATCAAGCTATCAGTACAAACAAAGTGACTGAGGAGAAATCAGAGGCAGGTCTAGAGAGTGCAGGTTTAGAAAAAGAAGAGCTTAAAGATAAAGGTTTGTTACCAAAGGAAGAGAGGCAGGCCGAGTCTGTGAAAGAGGAACAAACAGTAGAGGCAGCTTTTGAGGAAGAGTCTGTTAAATCCAACGGAGAAAAGCCTGTGCAGGAAGAGTTGGAGGAACCGTCAAAGAAACCAACTGAATCACTTGCTGCTCCAAAGATACCAGTTCAAAGTGAACCTCTGGTGGGGAAGAaggaggtggagcaggtgaagaaagaagaagaaaaacctcCTATGCCAGAGGTGAAAGCTGAAGAAAAACCAGAAAGGTCAAAGGAGGTAGAGGTTAAGGCTGAACTCCCAAAGACCAAAGCTGAGAAGAAACCTCCTGTAAAACCTGAAGTTCAGCAGAAGGCAGCAGCACCAAAGAAGATCGAAGACAAACCAATCATTTCAAAGAAGGAGGCTGAAGCGAAAACAGTTTCAAAAAAGGAAGTGGAGGAAaaaccaaaatggaaaaaagaggCGGAAGAAAAACCCAAA GTCATGGAGGAGAAACCCAAACTATCCTTTTTGCGTGATAAA GAGCAGAAAGACCCAGTGAAGCAGCAGAATGCAGATGACACCTCTGCTAAAGTCAAGATACCTGAGAAGCCAGTGGG cCGTGTTGGGCTCCGCACTCCAGAGGTGCAGAAGCAGGATCCCATGGTGAAGCAGGAGGCCGAACGGAAGCTGGTGGAGCTGAAGCGTCTGAGAAACCAGGCAGAGAGTGAAGAGTTTGAGAAGATGAAGCAGAAACAGCAGAGCGCCGAGGTCGAACTCGAGGAgctgaagaaaaagagagaggagaggaagaagatcctggaagaagaggagaagcagaagaaacAGCAATTGGAAGAGAAGAAGACCAAGGAGGAG CAAGAGAGGCAGAAGATGAGGGAGGAGATCGAGCGTAGGAGGGCCGAGGCAGCCGAGAAGAAGCGGCAGAAGGAAGAGTCCAGTGAGGAGAGCAAGGCACCGTTCAAGTGTATGTCCCCAAAGGGAGCATCCACCAAG ATAGGAGAGAAGGCTGAATTTTTGAGCAGGTCAGCCCAAAAAAC GACATCGAAGGCGCCACACACTCCAATTGTGTGTAAGATAGGCAATAGGCTAGAGCAGTACACCTCTGCAGTTCAG ACTAAGGACGTGAAGTCACCCAAGTCTCCTGTGAAGGACCTGCCCGCAGTGGAGGGTGTCCGCAACATTAAGAGCATGTGGGAGAAGGGCAACGTGCAGAGTTCTGCATCTCCAGGTCCTGCCACCCCTGCTACTGCTTCCAAG GATACTGCTGGAATAAACATCGGTGCGGCAGGTCGAATTAACAGCTGGAAAGCCAAGACTccagagacaaagacagcagAGACAAAGATTCCAGAGGCGAAGCCCGCTGAGACAAAGCCCGCTGAGACGAAGCCTCTGGAGACAAAGGCCCCGGCAGGGAAGCCTACAGGAAGCAAACCT CTGGGTGACTTCTTCTCCTCCTTGGTAGCTCTCCTCAGCTCTGGCCTGGCCtgctcttttgctctctctgtctgccgcTCCTCTCCCGTCTCTGGCCTGCCAAG GAATCGAAGCCAGCGGACATGTCTAAAACGCGCGGCATGTGGGAAACCAAGGGATCCACCCCTGCCAAG GTGTTTGCAGTCAAGGGCAGATCAGTCACAAATG GAACAAGGAAATGAATACTACTTCCCGCCCCTTCCGAACGAAGATGAGGTTGCTGCACACgccacagatttttttttttatactaaaatgttCTTCAGTTATGTATAA
- the cald1b gene encoding caldesmon 1b isoform X2, which produces MDEDFERRRELRRQKREEMQKEAEKVSYSKFDDDDDEEAARERRRRARQERLRNMENEEMSSTATDLNSTNSVTETGFSMLISTPATNDDDQALLERLAKREERRQRRMKEAMERQKEFDPTITDGDAAISEDRPSRRSPLRDTDEESGISSWREKEGKKEEAKVQVQVTVGVTEEAVQKKEDEEEEEKPQTSYLTEQESIEEKNKEIVSRSEEEVEDQAISTNKVTEEKSEAGLESAGLEKEELKDKGLLPKEERQAESVKEEQTVEAAFEEESVKSNGEKPVQEELEEPSKKPTESLAAPKIPVQSEPLVGKKEVEQVKKEEEKPPMPEVKAEEKPERSKEVEVKAELPKTKAEKKPPVKPEVQQKAAAPKKIEDKPIISKKEAEAKTVSKKEVEEKPKWKKEAEEKPKVMEEKPKLSFLRDKEQKDPVKQQNADDTSAKVKIPEKPVGRVGLRTPEVQKQDPMVKQEAERKLVELKRLRNQAESEEFEKMKQKQQSAEVELEELKKKREERKKILEEEEKQKKQQLEEKKTKEEQERQKMREEIERRRAEAAEKKRQKEESSEESKAPFKCMSPKGASTKIGEKAEFLSRSAQKTTSKAPHTPIVCKIGNRLEQYTSAVQTKDVKSPKSPVKDLPAVEGVRNIKSMWEKGNVQSSASPGPATPATASKDTAGINIGAAGRINSWKAKTPETKTAETKIPEAKPAETKPAETKPLETKAPAGKPTGSKPESKPADMSKTRGMWETKGSTPAKVFAVKGRSVTNGTRK; this is translated from the exons ATGGACGAGGATTTTGAACGCCGCAGGGAGCTCCGGAGACAAAAGCGGGAAGAGATGCAGAAAGAAGCAGAGAA GGTGAGCTACTCCAaatttgatgatgatgatgacgaagaAGCTGCTCGAGAGCGAAGGCGGAGAGCTCGTCAGGAGCGGCTGCGGAACATGGAGAATGAGGAGATGAGCAGCACTGCTACAGATCTCAACAGCACAAACAG TGTAACAGAAACGGGTTTTTCAATGCTGATCAGCACCCCGGCGACTAATGACGATGACCAAGCTCTCCTGGAGCGCCTTGCAAAGCGTGAGGAGCGTAGGCAGAGGAGAATGAAGGAGGCCATGGAGAGACAAAAGGAGTTCGATCCCACCATCACCGATGGAGACGCAGCCATCAGCGAGGACAGGCCGAGCCGCAGGAGTCCTCTCAGGGATACGGATGAGGAATCAGGGATCAGCTcttggagagagaaagaagggaagaAAGAGGAGGCAAAGGTGCAGGTGCAGGTGACAGTCGGGGTGACAGAGGAGGCTGTGCAGAagaaagaggatgaggaggaggaagaaaagcCGCAGACGTCCTATCTCACAGAACAG GAATCcattgaagaaaaaaataaagaaatagtatCAAGAAGTGAG GAAGAGGTTGAAGATCAAGCTATCAGTACAAACAAAGTGACTGAGGAGAAATCAGAGGCAGGTCTAGAGAGTGCAGGTTTAGAAAAAGAAGAGCTTAAAGATAAAGGTTTGTTACCAAAGGAAGAGAGGCAGGCCGAGTCTGTGAAAGAGGAACAAACAGTAGAGGCAGCTTTTGAGGAAGAGTCTGTTAAATCCAACGGAGAAAAGCCTGTGCAGGAAGAGTTGGAGGAACCGTCAAAGAAACCAACTGAATCACTTGCTGCTCCAAAGATACCAGTTCAAAGTGAACCTCTGGTGGGGAAGAaggaggtggagcaggtgaagaaagaagaagaaaaacctcCTATGCCAGAGGTGAAAGCTGAAGAAAAACCAGAAAGGTCAAAGGAGGTAGAGGTTAAGGCTGAACTCCCAAAGACCAAAGCTGAGAAGAAACCTCCTGTAAAACCTGAAGTTCAGCAGAAGGCAGCAGCACCAAAGAAGATCGAAGACAAACCAATCATTTCAAAGAAGGAGGCTGAAGCGAAAACAGTTTCAAAAAAGGAAGTGGAGGAAaaaccaaaatggaaaaaagaggCGGAAGAAAAACCCAAA GTCATGGAGGAGAAACCCAAACTATCCTTTTTGCGTGATAAA GAGCAGAAAGACCCAGTGAAGCAGCAGAATGCAGATGACACCTCTGCTAAAGTCAAGATACCTGAGAAGCCAGTGGG cCGTGTTGGGCTCCGCACTCCAGAGGTGCAGAAGCAGGATCCCATGGTGAAGCAGGAGGCCGAACGGAAGCTGGTGGAGCTGAAGCGTCTGAGAAACCAGGCAGAGAGTGAAGAGTTTGAGAAGATGAAGCAGAAACAGCAGAGCGCCGAGGTCGAACTCGAGGAgctgaagaaaaagagagaggagaggaagaagatcctggaagaagaggagaagcagaagaaacAGCAATTGGAAGAGAAGAAGACCAAGGAGGAG CAAGAGAGGCAGAAGATGAGGGAGGAGATCGAGCGTAGGAGGGCCGAGGCAGCCGAGAAGAAGCGGCAGAAGGAAGAGTCCAGTGAGGAGAGCAAGGCACCGTTCAAGTGTATGTCCCCAAAGGGAGCATCCACCAAG ATAGGAGAGAAGGCTGAATTTTTGAGCAGGTCAGCCCAAAAAAC GACATCGAAGGCGCCACACACTCCAATTGTGTGTAAGATAGGCAATAGGCTAGAGCAGTACACCTCTGCAGTTCAG ACTAAGGACGTGAAGTCACCCAAGTCTCCTGTGAAGGACCTGCCCGCAGTGGAGGGTGTCCGCAACATTAAGAGCATGTGGGAGAAGGGCAACGTGCAGAGTTCTGCATCTCCAGGTCCTGCCACCCCTGCTACTGCTTCCAAG GATACTGCTGGAATAAACATCGGTGCGGCAGGTCGAATTAACAGCTGGAAAGCCAAGACTccagagacaaagacagcagAGACAAAGATTCCAGAGGCGAAGCCCGCTGAGACAAAGCCCGCTGAGACGAAGCCTCTGGAGACAAAGGCCCCGGCAGGGAAGCCTACAGGAAGCAAACCT GAATCGAAGCCAGCGGACATGTCTAAAACGCGCGGCATGTGGGAAACCAAGGGATCCACCCCTGCCAAG GTGTTTGCAGTCAAGGGCAGATCAGTCACAAATG GAACAAGGAAATGA
- the bpgm gene encoding bisphosphoglycerate mutase produces the protein MMSKHKLFLLRHGEGAWNRENRFCSWVDQKLSENGVIEAQQCGQLLQDRGYKFDHVFTSILSRSIQTAWLVLQAMDQEWVPITKSWRLNERHYGALIGLNRAEMALNHGEEQVKLWRRSYDITPPPIDESHPYFAEIYNDRRYNTCDVPIEELPKTESLKEVLDRLLPYWNNVIVPEIKSGRTVLISAHGNSCRALLKHLEGISDTDIVNVTLPTGIPVLLELDENLKPVKPRELLGDQAKIQTAIKNVENQGKVNLGNKS, from the exons ATGATGTCTAAGCACAAACTTTTCCTGCTTCGACATGGTGAGGGGGCATGGAACAGAGAGAACCGCTTCTGCAGCTGGGTCGACCAGAAACTCAGTGAAAATGGAGTCATTGAGGCCCAGCAGTGCGGCCAGCTGCTGCAGGACCGAGGCTACAAGTTCGACCACGTTTTCACTTCAATTCTAAGCCGCTCCATTCAGACAGCCTGGCTTGTGCTGCAAGCCATGGACCAGGAGTGGGTTCCTATCACAAAGTCTTGGAGGTTGAATGAGAGGCACTATGGGGCGCTGATTGGCCTGAACCGTGCCGAGATGGCCCTGAACCATGGCGAAGAGCAGGTTAAGCTGTGGAGGCGGAGTTATGATATTACTCCACCCCCAATTGATGAGTCGCACCCCTATTTTGCGGAAATCTACAATGACCGCAGGTACAACACGTGTGATGTGCCCATAGAAGAGCTACCCAAAACTGAGAGCCTCAAGGAAGTGCTAGATAGACTCTTACCATACTGGAATAATGTCATTGTTCCTGAAATCAAGAGTGGCCGAACTGTCCTCATTTCAGCTCATGGAAACAGCTGCAGAGCTTTGCTGAAACATCTAGAAG GGATTTCTGATACAGATATTGTTAATGTTACTCTCCCCACTGGAATACCAGTTCTACTGGAGTTGGATGAAAATCTTAAGCCAGTCAAACCGCGAGAGCTCCTTGGAGACCAAGCCAAAATTCAGACAGCTATCAAAAATGTAGAAAATCAGGGAAAGGTCAACCTGGGAAACAAgtcataa
- the tnnt2d gene encoding troponin T2d, cardiac has translation MADTEEVMEEVQEEVDDSRSKPKFLSNIQAPKIPDGEKVDFDDIHRKRQEKDLAELQSLIEAHFLQRKKEEEELIALVNRIEKRRAERAEQQRIRAEREKERQARLAEEKERKEQEEQRKKQDEDVKKKKALTSMTHQYGSLQQRGEGRKGAKKQTEREKKKKILAERRKPLSIDHLTEDKLKDKAKELWQWLTELEAEKFDLGEKLKRQKYDITQLLVRVHEHQSAKGRSKVKVGGRVR, from the exons ATGGCAGACACTGAAGAGGTTATGGAGGAAGTTCA gGAAGAAG TGGATGATTCAAGATCCAAACCTAA GTTTCTGTCAAATATTCAGGCACCAAAAATTCCAGATGGAGAAAAAGTAGATTTTGAT GACATCCACCGCAAGCGTCAGGAGAAGGACCTGGCTGAGCTGCAATCCCTCATAGAGGCTCACTTCCTccagaggaaaaaagaagaggaggagctcATTGCTCTGGTCAATaggatt GAGAAACGCCGTGCGGAGAGAGCTGAGCAGCAGAGGATtcgagcagagagagagaaggagcggcAGGCTAGATTAGCT gaggagaaggaaCGGAAGGAGCaagaggaacagaggaagaaGCAGGATGAAGATGTCAAGAAGAAGAAGGCTCTCACCAGTATGACCCATCAGTATGGAAGCCTTCAGCAGAGG GGGGAGGGCCGCAAAGGAGCcaagaagcagacagagagagagaaaaagaaaaagattttggCTGAGCGACGAAAGCCTCTGAGCATTGATCACCTCACTGAGGACAAGCTCAA ggataAAGCCAAGGAGCTGTGGCAATGGCTGACGGAACTAGAGGCAGAGAAGTTTGACCTAGGGGAGAAGCTGAAACGACAGAAATATGAC ATCACCCAACTCCTTGTTCGGGTCCATGAACATCAGAG